The Scatophagus argus isolate fScaArg1 chromosome 20, fScaArg1.pri, whole genome shotgun sequence genome window below encodes:
- the ube2l3a gene encoding ubiquitin-conjugating enzyme E2 L3a isoform X1, translating to MTSLRRLHKELDDMRKYGVKNFRNIQVDESNILSWQGLIVPDSPPYDKGAFRIELLFPAEYPFKPPKITFKTKIYHPNIDEKGQVCLPIISVENWKPATKTDQVIQSLINLVSSPQPEHPLRADLAEEYSKDRAKFMKNAEEFTKKHSEKRPVD from the exons ATGACTTCGCTTAGGAGACTACACAAG GAGCTTGATGACATGCGCAAGTATGGGGTTAAGAACTTCCGCAACATTCAAGTGGATGAATCCAACATTTTGAGCTGGCAAGGGCTCATCGTTCCT GACAGTCCCCCATATGACAAGGGAGCATTTCGGATTGAGCTGCTCTTCCCTGCGGAGTACCCCTTCAAGCCACCCAAGATCACTTTTAAGACAAAAATCTACCATCCCAACATTGACGAGAAGGGTCAGGTCTGCCTGCCCATCATCAGCGTCGAGAACTGGAAACCAGCCACGAAAACTGACCAGG TGATTCAGAGTCTCATCAACCTGGTGAGCTCCCCTCAGCCGGAGCATCCACTGAGGGCCGACCTGGCAGAGGAATACAGCAAAGATCGTGCAAAATTCATGAAGAATGCCGAGGAgttcacaaagaaacacagtgaaaagcGACCCGTCGACTGA
- the ube2l3a gene encoding ubiquitin-conjugating enzyme E2 L3a isoform X2, translating to MRKYGVKNFRNIQVDESNILSWQGLIVPDSPPYDKGAFRIELLFPAEYPFKPPKITFKTKIYHPNIDEKGQVCLPIISVENWKPATKTDQVIQSLINLVSSPQPEHPLRADLAEEYSKDRAKFMKNAEEFTKKHSEKRPVD from the exons ATGCGCAAGTATGGGGTTAAGAACTTCCGCAACATTCAAGTGGATGAATCCAACATTTTGAGCTGGCAAGGGCTCATCGTTCCT GACAGTCCCCCATATGACAAGGGAGCATTTCGGATTGAGCTGCTCTTCCCTGCGGAGTACCCCTTCAAGCCACCCAAGATCACTTTTAAGACAAAAATCTACCATCCCAACATTGACGAGAAGGGTCAGGTCTGCCTGCCCATCATCAGCGTCGAGAACTGGAAACCAGCCACGAAAACTGACCAGG TGATTCAGAGTCTCATCAACCTGGTGAGCTCCCCTCAGCCGGAGCATCCACTGAGGGCCGACCTGGCAGAGGAATACAGCAAAGATCGTGCAAAATTCATGAAGAATGCCGAGGAgttcacaaagaaacacagtgaaaagcGACCCGTCGACTGA
- the ckmt2a gene encoding creatine kinase, mitochondrial 2a (sarcomeric), with product MASSFTRLISSRNTAVLLASLGAGTMATGFLLSENGSLAAEAKKKLYPPSSDFPDLRKHNNCMASALTPAIYARLRDKVTPNNWTLDQCIQTGVDNPGHPFIKTVGCVAGDEESYEVFAELFDPVIKDRHNGYDPRTMTHPTDLDASKVTSGMFDENYVLSSRVRTGRSIRGLSLPPACSRAERREVERVTVTALAGLKGDLAGRYYSLGDMTEKEQQQLIDDHFLFDKPVSPLLTCAFMARDWPDARGIWHNNEKTFLIWVNEEDHTRVISMEKGGNMKRVFERFCRGLKQVEHLIQERGWEFMWNERLGYILTCPSNLGTGLRAGVHVRLPKLSKDPRFSKILDNLRLQKRGTGGVDTAATGDTFDISNNDRLGKSEVELVQLVIDGVNYLIECEKRLEKGQDIKIPAPILQFRK from the exons ATGGCGAGCTCTTTCACACGTTTGATCTCCAGCCGTAACACGGCCGTGCTGTTGGCCAGTTTGGGAGCGGGAACAATGGCGACCGGCTTCTTATTGAGTGAAAACGGCTCATTGGCTGCCGAGGCGAAGAAGAAACTCTATCCTCCCAG CTCTGACTTCCCTGACCTGAGGAAGCACAATAACTGCATGGCCTCAGCTCTGACTCCAGCCATTTATGCCAGACTGAGGGACAAGGTCACCCCCAACAACTGGACACTGGACCAGTGCATCCAAACTGGAGTGGACAACCCAGGACACCCTTTCATCAAGACGGTGGGCTGCGTGGCTGGTGATGAGGAGAGCTACGAG GTGTTTGCCGAACTCTTCGACCCCGTCATCAAAGACAGGCACAACGGCTACGACCCCAGAACCATGACACACCCCACTGACCTGGATGCCTCCAAG GTAACCAGCGGCATGTTCGATGAGAATTACGTTCTGTCGTCCCGTGTCCGGACTGGCCGCAGTATCCGGGGCCTGAGCCTCCCCCCGGCCTGTTCGAGGGCCGAGCGGCGTGAGGTGGAGCGGGTGACGGTGACGGCTCTGGCCGGCCTGAAGGGAGACCTGGCCGGACGCTACTACAGCCTGGGAGATATGACggagaaggagcagcagcaactCATTGAT GACCACTTCTTGTTTGACAAGCCTGTCTCTCCATTGTTGACATGTGCCTTTATGGCCAGAGACTGGCCGGACGCCAGGGGCATCTG GCACAACAATGAGAAGACCTTCCTGATCTGGGTGAATGAGGAGGACCACACCAGAGTCATCTCCATGGAGAAGGGAGGCAACATGAAGAGAGTGTTTGAGAGATTCTGCAGAGGACTCAAACAG GTGGAGCATCTGATCCAGGAGAGAGGCTGGGAATTCATGTGGAACGAGAGACTGGGCTACATCCTCACATGTCCCTCCAACCTGGGCACCGGCCTCAGGGCGGGCGTGCATGTTCGCCTGCCGAAACTCAGCAAG GACCCACGTTTCTCCAAAATCCTCGACAACCTGCGGCTGCAGAAAAGAGGCACAGGGGGAGTGGACACGGCCGCTACTGGAGACACCTTTGACATTTCCAACAACGACCGTCTGGGCAAATCTGAG GTGGAGCTGGTCCAGCTGGTGATTGATGGGGTCAACTACCTGATTGAGTGTGAGAAGAGGCTGGAAAAGGGACAAGACATCAAAATCCCAGCTCCCATCCTCCAGTTCAGGAAGTAA